The genomic stretch TCACAACCTTCCCCACACCTAGTTCCTGACACTTTACATTGAGCTGGGTCATAAATTCTTTAGCACTTTGAGGCAGCACATCCCGACCATCGAGCAAAGCATGAATGAATACCTTTTTCACACCGATTTCTTTCGCCATATCCAAGAGAGCAAAAAGATGTTCGATATGGGAGTGAACCCCTCCATTAGAGAGCAAACCCATCAGGTGCAAAGCATTGTTCCCATCATTGACACGCTCCATAGCTTCTTTCAATACGGGATTTCGAGCAAATTCTCCAGTTCGTATAGCCTTAGAAATCCGAGTGAATTCTTGGAAAACTACCCGTCCGGCTCCAATATTTAAATGCCCTACTTCCGAGTTCCCCATCTGCCCGGTGGGCAATCCAACTTCTTCCCCGGAAGCTACGATGAACGTATGAGGATATTCTTTAGACAAGCGATCAAAATGGGGTTTTTGGGCCTGAGCAATCGCATTGCCATCTGCCTGAGCACTGTAGCCCCATCCATCAAGAATCATTAAAACAAGTGGCTTCATAAGGCAGTCACCGCGTTAAGAACGAGCTTTGCAAATCCTTCCGGATCGAGACTAGCGCCACCCACGAGGGCTCCATCCACATCCGGTTGTGCCATGAGCTCGACAATCGTATCGGCATTAACACTTCCACCATAGAGAATGTTTACTTCATCGGCAACCGCCCCGGCAATTCCTGCTAAAGTAGAACGAATCATAGTGCACATTTCTTGTGCATCAGCGCTGGTGGCTGATTTACCGGTTCCGATCGCCCATATGGGTTCATAGGCTATGACCACACGTTTCAAATCAGCGGGAGATAGATCAGGGAGATCCTTTTCCACCTGGCTGCGAACGATGGCAAAGGCCTTACTTTCCTCACGTTGTGCTAAGTTTTCCCCTACACAGAGAATCGGGGTAAGCCCTGCCTTGAGAGCTGCCTTCACCTTCTTGGCAATCTCTTCATCGGTTTCCCGGAGGATTACCCGACGTTCTGAATGTCCGATAATGACATAAGTACAGGCTGTATCCACCAGCATGGCAGCGGAAATCTCACCCGTATAAGCACCATTGCCAGCAAAGGACAGATCCTGAGCCCCGATATGGATAACACTTTCCTCCAATTCATCCTTGAGGGTGCTAAGGGCTGTAAAGGGAGCACACACCACAACATCAATCTCGGTGGTTTCTCCCAAAAGACCGAGCAGCCTTCCCGCATAGTCCTGAGCTTCCCGGATCGTTTTGTTCATTTTCCAGTTGCCTGCGATAATAGGATGTCGTATGGACATGGACTTAGCTCCCTTCAAATAATGATTCAATAATCTCCTAGTTGACTTAAGAGTCACTTATCCTGAAGCGCTGCTACACCAGGTAAGGTTTTTCCTTCCAAGAGCTTTAGAGAAGCTCCTCCACCTGTGGAAATATGGCTCATTTGATTAGCGACGCCCATTTTATCGACAGCCGCCACAGAATCTCCGCCGCCCACAATGGTCATGCCCGGGCATTTGGCTACGGCCTGGGCAACCCGTTCAGTTCCTCTGGAGAAATTGTCCATCTCAAAAACACCCATGGGACCGTTCCAAACAATCGTCTTGGCCTCTACTATGGCCTCACTAAAGGCTCCGGCACTTTCCGGTCCGATATCTAAAGCCATCTCATCTTCACTTATATCGGTGATGGGGATAATGCGATAAGGAGCGTCGTCCTTAAATTCCTCAGCCACTACAACATCCTGAGGCAAAAGAATCTTGACTTCCCGTTCTTGGGCCTTAGAGAGGATTTTCTGGGCCAAAGGCAATTTATCATTTTCAACCAAGGATTTCCCCATCCGGTACCCCTGAGCTTTGAGAAATGTATTCGCCATTCCTCCGCCAATAATCAAAACGTCCACCTTGTTAAGGAGGTTCTCGATGACACCGATTTTATCACTCACCTTAGCTCCACCGATGATCGCCACAAAAGGCCGCTCTGCAGCTTCCATGGCGTGGCACATGCTCTCAATCTCTTTTTGAAGCAGGAAACCGGCAACACCGGGAATTCGATGGGCGATTCCTTCCGTAGAGGCATGGGCTCGATGGGCTGTACCGAAAGCATCATTAACAAAAACATCCGCTAAGCTGGCAAGACTTGTGACAAACTCAGGATCATTTTTTTCTTCCTCTGCGTGGAATCGCACATTCTCAAGGAGGAGGATCTCTCCTTCTTTTAGCTGCGTTACTTCCTTTTCTACTTCCGGTCCGATGCAATCCGGGGCAATGGAAACGTGTTGATCAAGCAATTCACTTAGGCGTTGGGCTACGGGGGCAAGGGAGTATTCCGGATCCACTTTTCCCTTGGGACGTCCTAAGTGCGAAGCAAGAATGATTTTGGCACCCTCTCCGATTAAATAGTGAATCGTCGGCAAAGCCGCTATAATCCTCGTGTCATCAGCTATATTTCCATGATCATCCATCGGCACATTAAAATCAACGCGCACAAAAACGCGTTTCCCCTGTACCGTGATATCCTTAAGCCCTTTCTTAACCATTATATATGTTTCTCCTTTCCTTTTTTGCTTCACTAGTTCGCTATTATATGTAAGTGTATGTATATTTGCTTGTAGGCGTTAATCGGGTACTGCGGTGTTCGCTTAAGCGGAGTTATATCCTAAGGAGTATCTCCAGGATTTTGTTTACATCGTCCGCTAAATAAGCTACGCGGTACCAAACTAATCGCTAGAAGTCGTTCCTTGTAAAGCAAAGTCCTTAGGTAGACTTGCATAACGAAGAATTCACCGTGTATTAGTTTAGCACTTTCTATCATCTTAGTATACCGCCAAAGGAAAATCTTACTCTTTAGACCAATCCCATCACGACTTGGGCAATATTAACACTATGCTTATCGATGCGATAAAGCAAATTCACGATATCTAGGTTCTCCCACTGCGTTGTTTTGGCCAAGATTCCAAACTGTAAAGCTCGCTGCAGACGAACAACGTCAGGGTGTTCACGAATGACTTCTCCTGCCAAATCCCTGTCCCATGACTTTAGTGCTCCTAGCATTCGATTGTAATTATTCAGCACAGTTTCATAAAGTTCCTTCATATCTCGCCAAATTCCTTCGGTTTCCAGTCGGTTTTCCTTCGTTACGTTTTGAATATGATCGGACAGGTCAAATAAGGCATCCCCAACATATTGAAATTCTTTGAGAATGAATTGGGTATTAAGAATTTCTTCATGTTGCTGGGCAGTTACTTCTTTAGCAGACAAATCAGCCAGAAAGCGGAAAATATGCTGATAATACCATTGGAACTCTTGCTCTAGAGGTGAACCTTTACCCGGCAGGGCACGCATCTCTAAAACGCCGGTAGGAATCTGCGACATCAGCTCCTCCCGTAAGACCTTGCCCATTCCTTGAATTTCAAGGTGAATCTGTGTTAAGGCGATGGCGGGTACTTCCAGAGATGCTTCATCCACATATTTAAACTGAACTTTTTTTATGCCTTGAGAAGAGTCAGGCAAAATTCGAACCATAACTTTAGCAATCCAGTTATTCAGTGGCATAAAGAGGATGATCATCATGATTGAGAAGACAAGATGAGAGTTAGCCACCTGACGCTTAAGATCTCCTCCCATCCAGATTAATAGATCTGCAACTTCAGGCAAAAAGGGGAGAACGAGAAGGGTGGCTAGGACTTTGTAGAGGGTGTTGGCCAAGGCAACTCGACGGGCATCCTGCTTCTGCGCCGTCAATGTCGAGATTAGCGTCGTCACTGTGCCACCGATATGAGCTCCTAAAACCAAAGGTATAACCGCACCGAGATTAATTAAGCCTTGATCAGCCAAGGAAATCAGAATGGCTACTGTAGCAGTACTACTCTGCATAAGGGCTGTAAGAACCAGACCCACAAGGATTCCGAAGAAGGGCTTAGCTCCCAATTGGGCAAGAAATTCTTGAACCTGAGGCACATCCTTTAAAGGAGCAAAGGCACCGGACATAATGGATATTCCCACGAATATAAGACCAAAACCTATCATGGCCTGGCCTAAGGGCTTTATATGAGGCGTTTTCACAATGAGGTAGAGGATAAAACCAACAAAAATGAAACCCAAGGCCACATTAAGCATTTTGAAGGCAATGAGCTGGATGGAGAGTGAAGTACCCAAAGCTGAGCCCAAAACAATCCCTAAGGCCCGACCAAGACTCATCAGACCCACATTGACAAATTCCACCACAAGGACGGTGGTAGCCGTACTGCTTTGAAAGGCTACTGTCATGATGATTCCAAATAGCACTGCTAAGTAGGTCTTCTTGGTGAGGGATTCAAGTAGTTCTTTAAGTCGATTGGCTGCAAACATCTGCAAGCCGGAAGCAGTCGTATGTACCCCAAACATGAAAATTCCTAATCCACCTAGGAAAGCAACCCATGCACTAAAATTGATGTTGATCACCCCTAGCTAGAACTTTTTCCCTGTCTTTATATAGACTTGAGCCTCTGCCACATTTAAGATATGATCACCCATGCGCTCCATAGTCCGCGCAAAAATTAGAGCAAATGCTAACGAACCTGTTTTCTCACTTTGGCCACCCATGAGAAATTGCCTTTGTAAAAACCCATAAGTAGTATCCAACACATCGTCCATTTGATCCAAAGCTTCTACGTTATCTTCTTCATTATCAATTGTCTCTTTTACTTTTAGATACATCTGCTGGGTTTGATTGGCCATTTGAAGAACTTCCTCAATATGCTCCATATTAGAACTGAGCACAGCAAGCTCAGCAATATCACAGGCATAATCGGCGATTCTTTCCAGCTCTTGGGCTATTCTCTGATAGCCCAGTAAAAAACAAAGGTCTTGGGTCCTGATTTGCTGAAGGGTCATCATCTCGAGGATGCGCTTGAGCACTTTGTCTCTCATAGCATCGATTTGATCATCTTCTTTACGCCAGTCCATATCCTGCAAAGCGTCAGGGGTTTCTAGATTGCTGAGGACTCTACTCAAGAGATCCTCCACCCCTTGGGCAAGCTCGAGAATCATCGTCCTTATCTCCATTAATGCCCGATCATACCCGCTCAGCCGCGTAAACATCATCCCCAACACTCCTCTATAAAATCTTCTCGTCCCATAGCATCTGGGGTTGCTCTTTGGAGGGGTCGCTCAAGAGGACCTGTCCGCAGTCTTGATAAAAAACCACAAATTGTTCTAGATTATCTAACCCAATCTGTGGCTCTATTTTCATTATATTCCCGAATCTTTAGAATACACACTATCCAAACGTCGAGCCACCTATTAATACCGCTTGCGCAAAGTTGTTGAAGGGATACCTAGTTCGTCACGGTATTTTGCTACGGTTCGGCGTGAAATCTTCATGTTTTTTTCCTTGAGTATTTCGGTGAGCTTCTGATCTGAGTAAGGAACCTTAGGATCTTCCGTAGCAATGATATCCTTTAAAGCTTGCTTAATTGCTTCTGTGGTCATGCCCTCCTCGCTTCCTAAACCGGTTGCGAAAAAGAACTTGAATTCAAAAATCCCGCGGGGGGTCTGCACATACTTATTGGCTGTTGCCCGACTCACAGTAGATTCATGAACCCCAATTTCTTCGGCAATATCTTTGAGATTGAGAGGCCTTAGGTAGCGAATACCTTGTCGTAAAAATTCCTCTTGGCGCCGAACAAGAGCATCAGCGACTTTATATAAGGTCAGACGCCTCTGCTCAATACTGCGAATGAGCCAAGCAGCAGCATTGAGTTTTTGCTCCACAAATTTACGGGTCTCTGATTCGCTGTTCTGACTCAAGGCTTTTTTATAGGTTTGATTGATGCCTAGGCGTGGTACGGTAACGTCATTGATCAGGATAATAAACTCTCCTTCGACTTCCTCAATCACCACATCCGGAATAATATAACGAACCTCTCCCGGCCCGGAAAACCGCCGACCGGGCTTAGGATCAAGAGTGCGGAGGAGATCTGACATTGCCTGTACCTGCAGAGGAGTTACCTTAAGTTGGTTGGCAATCTTTTGTAAACGCCCAGCAGCCAAATCCTCGAGGTGATTGAGAAAACTCGGCATCTCGGGCGGGTAGTGGTTAAGCAAAGGAAGCTGTAGTCTCAGGCATTCTTCGAGATTCCTAGCCCCCACACCTAAGGGGTCCAAACCTTGGATGATTGTTAGTCCCGTTTTCACTTGCTCAAGGGGGCGCTGAAACTGCTTAGCTATTTCTTCTAAGGAAAGAGGCAGATAACCATTTTCGTCTAAATTCCCAATAATATATTCAAGTAAATCTTGAGGGGCCGATGCCCTTTGGATATGAATCTGTTCAAGCAAATGCTCTTGAAGGGAGGGGGCCGCTGCTAAAAAGGGCTCGAACCTTTTGTTCTGCCCGGCATCAGGGTCATACTCTCTGAATATCCGTTCCTCCTGATGCTGAAAATAGTCTTCCCAGTTCATATCCCAGTCGCTATCTGCCGGATTGTCCTCCTTTTCCAGAGGGGGGGTATCTTCTTGAGAATTGTCCGTTCCTTTGTCACCGGAATCTTCAACGACATCTAAGAGAGGGTTTTCCAACATCTGCTGTTCCACATAATCAGAAAGTTCAAGGGCTGATAGCTGCAGTACAGCAATCGCTTGGCGCAACTCCGGAGTCATGACTAACTTCTGTGTTTGCTCTAGGTTTAGACTATACCCTATGCGCACAATTATCCTCCTCTCCCCACCTGCTTATGCCGTTCCTCTAGCTTATCAGCGAGCTCGTCTATTTTGCGTAGGCGATGATTCACTCCGGATTTGCCTACCTTCGGGTTCAACATTTCCCCCAATTCCTTGAGGCTTGCATCGGGATATTCCAGTCGCAGCTCAGCTATTTCCCGTATTGGATCCGGGAGCGCTTGAAGACCAATAGTATTCGCTACCTTCTGGATATTTTCCACTTGCCTTACAGCTGCATCTACTGTCTTATTGAGATTGGCTGTCTCACAGTTGACTAAACGATTGACTTGATTGCGCATATCTTTAAGCACGCGAACATTCTCAAACTCTAAAAGTGCGCGATGAGCACCGATGAGAGCAAGGAATTTAACAATATGTTCACTTTCCTTAATATATACCACATGCCAATTTTTACGCAGACTCACTTTAGCACCCAACTGAAACCGATTGAGTAGTAGGCAGAGGGCATCCGCATGAAGAGCGTCATTGGTGATAATCTCTAAATGATATGTTCCCTCAGGATTATTTATGGATCCACCGGCCAGAAAGGCTCCGCGTAAATAAGCAATTCTATCGCATTTCTTCTTGACAAGAAAGTTGGGTATACCCGGGAGGATTTCCCCTTCTTCATCAATGAGCCCCAGCTCTTGAAAATCGCTTAATACTCTTGGATAGATTTTAACCATATAGGAATTATTCTTTTTTAAGCGCAGCTTCCTGCGCACCATAATATCCACCGGTAAACCCAATAGGTTCTTGGCCAGTCGGTATACCTTGCGAGCTACGGGAGCACTCTCTGTAGTCACGTTCAGTGCGTAGATTTGATTAGAGATCTGCAAGGTCCCATCCATGCGCACAAGTGCTGCAAGTTCGGCCACATTGCAACATCTTTTCTTTTCTTCGATGCGCGCTAATTCATCCTTAGTTTCGGCGCTGAAAGACATTTCTCCCCCCTCCTTTCTAGGATTCTTCCCTCAATTTCTGACTTAATAAATAGGAATCCACCAGAGCAATCCGCTCACCCATGGGCTTTAAGCGAAAGAGAAGTCGAATGAGCATTCGCGCCAACCGGTCTGGGTCGTGACGGATGGTTTCACCCTCTTGCAGAAGATCGGCTTCCACATATTTAACCCCCAGCCATTCCACGCTGGCGGCATTGCCATTCACCGGATAGGAGCCTTCCTCTGCATAGCGCTGCAAAAGCTCCTGGGGTATCCCTTGTTTATTAGCTAAGACAACATCCACTAAACCATGGCCACAGTGATCCATCAGAGACTGCAAATGATCCGAGACTTGAAAGTTGTCCGTCTCTCCCGGTTCTGTCATAATATTGCAGATATAGACACAAGGAGCATCCACATCGCGAATTTTCTCTTTTAAGCCTTTTACTAAAAGATTCGGCAAAACGCTGGTATAAAGACTGCCGGGACCTAAGACGATAAGATCCGCTTCATCCAAGGCCTTTAACGCCTCTGGAATAGGTTCACAATCCTCGGGTTCTAAGTAAACCCTGATAATGCGACCTTGGGTGTCCCTGACCTGGGTTTCCCCTTTCACTGTGGTTCCATTGGCCAGATCTGCCCCTAAGACCACCTGTTCCAAGGTGGAGGGATAGACATTCCCCCTGAGTGCGAAGACCTTACTCACCTGCTCTACCCCTTTTTGGAAATCTCCAAAGGTATCAGCCATTCCCGCTAAAAATAGATTGCCTAAGCTATGTCCTTTTAGGGTACCCGTATCAAAGCGATAGGAGAAGAGTTTCTCCATGACATTTTCTGTATCGGAGAGGGCGACGAGGCAATTTCGAATATCCCCCGGGGGGAGTATTCCCATTTCACTACGGAGCATCCCAGAACTCCCACCGTCATCCGCTACCGTAACGATGGCGGTGAGATTGCGGGTATAACCTTTCAGACCTCTTAGGAGGTTGGACAAGCCGGTTCCGCCGCCAATCACCACAATTTTCGGACCACGACCCAGATGTTGCCGGGAATACATGACATCAACAATTCGGGCTTCTTCATCGGGTAATAACACAGAGATAATGGAATTAAGCATGCGCTTAAAACCAATCACCATAGCGGTTGCCCCTAAAGCACTGATTACGAGACCCATGGGCACCGCAGTACGGGGAGCACTTCCAGTCAGTCGATAGATTGCTTCGCGAAATTGCAACTCTAGATAGCCTAGGGCTATGCCGTCATTCATTACGGAAAACCCCGCTGCAAATAAAAATACGCCGAGAACTGCTAGAAAAAACCAACGCTTGACCCCTAAATTAGGATAAAGCCATTTCAAGGAGTTGGGGAGTGATATGCCCAGTTTACTTTTCATTTAGTCCTATCACCCTTCCGATTACGGGCAGCATCCCGGTGATTAACGCTCATGGTGTAATGATGCTCTTTAAGAAAAATACCTATGCGTTCAGCAATAGCCACGGAACGATGCTGTCCCCCTGTACATCCCACACCAATCACTAAATGCCGCTTCCCTTCCTCCACATAATGAGGAAGAATATACTCTAACAAGTCCAGATACTTCTCTATGAACTCTTGAGCCAAGGAATTACTAAAGATATAATTCTGAACTTGTGGATGTTCCCCAGTGAGTGGCCGAAGTTCACTAATATAAAAAGGATTGGGTAAAAAGCGCACATCAATGAGCAAGTCCACGTCAAGGGGTATACCATATTTATAGCCGAAGGAGACCACAGAAACTGTTAAAGGTCCAGAGGCGTGTTCATTGCCAAACAGTTCTGCCACTTGGTGGCGAAGTTGCTGAGATGAGAGATTTGAAGTATCAATAATCTTATGAGCGATACCACGAAGTTCGGTGAGTTTTTGACGTTCCATTTGAATTCCTTCGAGAATTCCGCCGCTAGGGGAAAGGGGGTGTCTCCGTCGGGATTCCTTATACCGTCCAACGAGAATTTCATCTGAGGCTTCTAAAAAAAGCATCTCATACTGGAATCCAGACCTTTGTAAATCTTCTAGAGCCTCAGCCAAGGAAGTAAAGAACTCCCCCCCGCGCAGATCGCAAACGATGGCCGCGCGGCTCACCTTGCCCTGTGATTGAACACAGAGTTCAGCAAATTTTAGAATCAAGGATGGGGGCAGATTATCCACACAGAAGAAACCCTGATCTTCGAGACTCTGCATTGCCTGGGTCTTACCCGCTCCCGAGAGTCCTGTGATAACCAATAATCGTACTTGCTTTGACGACATAGCTACTCCCCCTTCTCTATTGATTATTTCGCTTGAAGCACTTTCACAGCTTCCGTCTGTGCCCAACTAAGAGCATCCTCTGGCTTTACCCCACTCCAAGCCTTTTGCCAAGCTTGGTCCTGGAGGGGCAAAAGCTTCCCTTCCATAGCATTACCCGGCAAGGACCAGACTCTAGCTAGACTTAACCCCACTTGACGAAGAAGTCCTGTTTGGGCTTCTTCACGACTATAAAAAGAGCTACTGGCAGGAAAACGTTTTCCGGCCTTAGCGATAGCCCACTGGGCATCCGGGGAAAGCAGCTCATCTTCTACCAAGCGGATGAGTGGGTTCAGCTCCTCTGTGGATTTGATAGAGGAGTTAGCGATGCCGATGGTTCTTCCCGTCAAAATTTCCCCTTTTCCGCCTGTCAACTGAGTAAGGGGCACGCTTCCCCAAGGAATAGTCGCTGCCAATCCCTGAGCTTGACTGGCCGAGGCTACGGTATAAGCAACCTGAGCATTCACGAATAAATTCCAAGCATTGGGGTCAACTAATAAAAGATTCCCCTCCCGCCAGGCTAAAAGCTGTTGAAGAAAGATAAGATTTGCCGGGTCCTGAAGTGCAGGCTGTCCATTACTAGCAAACTTCCCCCCTTGGGCTAACCACCAAGGACTTAAAGTCTTGGTATCCAGCGCTGATAACGCAATCACTCCCTTGGCCGCTGAAAACTCCGCCAAATTAGCAGGCAACGGGGCGACATCAGTACGATAATAGAATAAAGGAACATCGACGGAAAGTGGTAGGGCATATGTCTTTTCCCCATAATTAAATTGTGTCACTAAGCCAAGGAACGGGTCCGAATTACCGATAACCGGAGCTAAAGCCCCTTGATGAAAAAGATTGGTTAAGGCTTTGGCAGAGGTGAGAAAGATTTCCGGTCCTTCCCCACCCGCTTGCGCAAGATAAGCAAGATTAGCCATCTTCTCTTCTTCAATATATTCTAGTCGGATAATCACTTCCGGGTGTGCGTCCATAACTCTTTGGCTTTGTTTTCCCAATTCTTGAGCTTCCGCTCCCGTTAAAGAATGCCACAACTCAATCACTGCTGGTGCAGCTCCTCCCGGCAAGCCTTGCTGTGGATCCTCACCACAGCCTGTGAGCAGGAGCGCTAGAAGTCCGATGATGAGGATGCTATGAAGAACTCGTTTGGCCAAACCCTTAACCATAAAAATGCTCCTTTAACCTGTTATGTGGATTCGTTAATCTGTTATATTGGGTTATCTATTGGATAACAACTGGCTTTGCCATTTTTATAGAAGAAAAGCACCCACTGGGGCTGAGGTTCACAGAAATAGTCCACGGCAGTAGCCCTTTGCCATTGACGACGGTCCATCTGGTTATACTCTGCGATGAGATTCTCCCAGCGTCGATCCCGTTGAAGAGCTTGTCTTTGCTCAGAATAATCCGGTGGCAGAGTCTCCTGAGAAGGAAGCAGAAAATCCGGGAAAAAGCTCGGTCGTTCCCAAAGATAATAATCATACCTCAGCCTTTCCTGAATGGAGGTTAAGCTTGACGGTTCAGAGCCGGATTTTTGCGAGTCCCAGAAGTGCCATAACTTTTCAAAAAGGGCCTTAGCCGACCAATTCTGCTTAAACCAGCCTTGATTACGCCAATATTCCGCAAACTCATGATAGAAGTCAAAGGGGGTAGGGTATTGCTGAATAACCCAGTCTAGTGTTCTGCCAAACCGCCCCGAATTATAATAGCGATCAAGAATATCTTCCAAGCGATGCAGTCTTAGTATTTCTTCATGACTTAAATCTGCTGTTTGCAGAATTGAATACGGAGGATCAGGAGCATAAATCAATCCATATTGCTCACTTCTCTCTCGTAAACCGGAACCTTTAAGAACCTTTAGAAAACCTAGTTGTAGCATATCTGGTTGAACTGCATACACCTCATTAAAGGACATTCGAAAGCTAGACCAACCTTCTTTAGGTAACCCTGCAATGAGATCCAGATGCAGATGGGCTTTGTTCATCTCTTGAATCTCTCTGATATACTTTGCCCACCGATCAAAATGCTGGGGCCGGCAGATTATCGAGAGAGTCTCGGGGTTCGTGGATTGTACACCGATTTCGAATTGAACTAAATCCTTGGGGTAATCCCGTAAATAATCCAGCCAATCCTCATCGAGCAGCTCTCCGGCCATTTCACAATGAACGCGAACCCCTGCCTCAGTCGGGTAGTGAGCGGCCTCTTCCCGAGCAATATCAAGAATTCTAAAGGAATGCTCCTTATTTACATTAAAGGTGCGATCCACCAGTTTAATCGTACGTGCTCCACAGCTCAAAGCACGACGGATAATTTCTCGAAAACGTTCGGGCGGTAGATATCTGACTCCCTGGAATGTGGAAGAAAGACAATATTGACAGTTAAAAGGACAGCCACGAATGGTCTCAACGTAAGCAAGGCGTCCCTGAAAATCTTCTTTTCCGCCATAAGGATTAGGCAGCTTGGTCATGGCAAGTTGCTGGCGGTGCTGATTAATCATGATTTCTTGGTTCTGGGGATTCCGCCAAGCCAATCCTGACACTTCCGCCAGATTCGCTCCCAACTCCCAAGCGCGAAGAAGTTCAAGGAGAGTGACTTCACCTTCCCCCAGAACCACTGCATCAATCTCAGTATTTTCCCTCAAAAAACAATCGGCCTCAAAGGATACTTCCGGTCCTCCAACGAGAATCCGAGTACGGGGAGACGTCGGCCGTAGCTGGCGGATCACAGCGAGGGTCTCCTTCAGGTTCCAAATATAACAGGAAAAGCCAATGACATCTGCCTTGGCTTCAAATATCTCCGCTTCAATCCGCTCTATCGGTTCGTTAATGGTGAACTCACGAATCTCAACCTCAGGAAACTCACCCTTAACACTCTCACGTAGGTACCGTATAGCCAAATTGGTATGCACATATTTCGCATTTAATGCGACCAGTAAAATTCGCAAAAGGATCGACTCCTTTCCTCTCTAGTATAGCTTTAACCAGCGTCCTTTGCAATTACGATGCCAAACTTTATCTCATCCCAGAATTTTAGTATTTATTAATAGTTAAATCGATTAATACTGAAGAATTATCCTTATGGACTGTCTAATCCATGGTGTCGTGTCACCCTTTTATGAAGCTTATGAATATACTGTTCTATGGTATAGCGCAGGTATGAGGTGATTAGCGTGAAAAATAACTTAGCTCAGCTCTAAAATGGGTACACTAAACTAAGGCCTCTAAGGCCCAGAAAAAATTAAGCTTCGTTTTAAACCATAGAGATGTCAGTTTCTTTTATTAGACCCAGAGAAATCAGAAGTTTTGCTGCT from Desulfitobacterium dichloroeliminans LMG P-21439 encodes the following:
- a CDS encoding gluconeogenesis factor YvcK family protein, with amino-acid sequence MKSKLGISLPNSLKWLYPNLGVKRWFFLAVLGVFLFAAGFSVMNDGIALGYLELQFREAIYRLTGSAPRTAVPMGLVISALGATAMVIGFKRMLNSIISVLLPDEEARIVDVMYSRQHLGRGPKIVVIGGGTGLSNLLRGLKGYTRNLTAIVTVADDGGSSGMLRSEMGILPPGDIRNCLVALSDTENVMEKLFSYRFDTGTLKGHSLGNLFLAGMADTFGDFQKGVEQVSKVFALRGNVYPSTLEQVVLGADLANGTTVKGETQVRDTQGRIIRVYLEPEDCEPIPEALKALDEADLIVLGPGSLYTSVLPNLLVKGLKEKIRDVDAPCVYICNIMTEPGETDNFQVSDHLQSLMDHCGHGLVDVVLANKQGIPQELLQRYAEEGSYPVNGNAASVEWLGVKYVEADLLQEGETIRHDPDRLARMLIRLLFRLKPMGERIALVDSYLLSQKLREES
- a CDS encoding extracellular solute-binding protein, which gives rise to MVKGLAKRVLHSILIIGLLALLLTGCGEDPQQGLPGGAAPAVIELWHSLTGAEAQELGKQSQRVMDAHPEVIIRLEYIEEEKMANLAYLAQAGGEGPEIFLTSAKALTNLFHQGALAPVIGNSDPFLGLVTQFNYGEKTYALPLSVDVPLFYYRTDVAPLPANLAEFSAAKGVIALSALDTKTLSPWWLAQGGKFASNGQPALQDPANLIFLQQLLAWREGNLLLVDPNAWNLFVNAQVAYTVASASQAQGLAATIPWGSVPLTQLTGGKGEILTGRTIGIANSSIKSTEELNPLIRLVEDELLSPDAQWAIAKAGKRFPASSSFYSREEAQTGLLRQVGLSLARVWSLPGNAMEGKLLPLQDQAWQKAWSGVKPEDALSWAQTEAVKVLQAK
- a CDS encoding B12-binding domain-containing radical SAM protein, which gives rise to MRILLVALNAKYVHTNLAIRYLRESVKGEFPEVEIREFTINEPIERIEAEIFEAKADVIGFSCYIWNLKETLAVIRQLRPTSPRTRILVGGPEVSFEADCFLRENTEIDAVVLGEGEVTLLELLRAWELGANLAEVSGLAWRNPQNQEIMINQHRQQLAMTKLPNPYGGKEDFQGRLAYVETIRGCPFNCQYCLSSTFQGVRYLPPERFREIIRRALSCGARTIKLVDRTFNVNKEHSFRILDIAREEAAHYPTEAGVRVHCEMAGELLDEDWLDYLRDYPKDLVQFEIGVQSTNPETLSIICRPQHFDRWAKYIREIQEMNKAHLHLDLIAGLPKEGWSSFRMSFNEVYAVQPDMLQLGFLKVLKGSGLRERSEQYGLIYAPDPPYSILQTADLSHEEILRLHRLEDILDRYYNSGRFGRTLDWVIQQYPTPFDFYHEFAEYWRNQGWFKQNWSAKALFEKLWHFWDSQKSGSEPSSLTSIQERLRYDYYLWERPSFFPDFLLPSQETLPPDYSEQRQALQRDRRWENLIAEYNQMDRRQWQRATAVDYFCEPQPQWVLFFYKNGKASCYPIDNPI
- the rapZ gene encoding RNase adapter RapZ, translated to MSSKQVRLLVITGLSGAGKTQAMQSLEDQGFFCVDNLPPSLILKFAELCVQSQGKVSRAAIVCDLRGGEFFTSLAEALEDLQRSGFQYEMLFLEASDEILVGRYKESRRRHPLSPSGGILEGIQMERQKLTELRGIAHKIIDTSNLSSQQLRHQVAELFGNEHASGPLTVSVVSFGYKYGIPLDVDLLIDVRFLPNPFYISELRPLTGEHPQVQNYIFSNSLAQEFIEKYLDLLEYILPHYVEEGKRHLVIGVGCTGGQHRSVAIAERIGIFLKEHHYTMSVNHRDAARNRKGDRTK